The following proteins are encoded in a genomic region of Pseudoxanthomonas suwonensis 11-1:
- a CDS encoding redoxin domain-containing protein, translating into MNAATLQELPAGLDWLNATPASLNDLRGRPVVLAFVNAASAWCTQRLQELANWQARNPGRLHVLVLQVPRFDCERQPQRSLKLLRRHGNAFPALLDADWAAWQRYGIESWPTLLLVDAEGRERERIVGLNGDLDRALSALAENVAPHPDGGRLVETVPEPRLSLRFPSAVAASADRLFIADSGHHRILECTHSGRVLRQFGLGTADSMDGPHDQAAFNRPQGLALEREVLYVADTGNHSLRRINLLNGTVDTLCGNGRAGDPLEGPVAGTNTSLNHPVSLAIAANQVHIACAGDNRLWSYDLGRGELSLRAGTGRLEMRDGNARTIAAFAQPTGLAAVQQVLYVCDALGSAIRSLQLRSDLVQTLVGQGMWDFGDADGPRASARLQHPLGIALSADAPLLWIADSGNGSLRTLRLGGGELTTVSLPRRLHGPTGLAIAGGAVWIAETDAHAVLRYDIVTGELGDVTISE; encoded by the coding sequence ATGAACGCGGCGACCCTACAGGAACTGCCCGCCGGGCTGGACTGGCTCAATGCCACCCCGGCCTCGCTCAACGATCTGCGCGGCCGCCCGGTCGTGCTGGCCTTCGTCAACGCCGCCTCTGCCTGGTGCACCCAGCGCCTGCAGGAGCTGGCGAACTGGCAGGCCCGCAACCCGGGACGCCTGCACGTGCTGGTGCTGCAGGTGCCGCGCTTCGACTGCGAGCGCCAGCCGCAGCGTTCGCTGAAGCTGCTGCGGCGCCACGGCAACGCCTTCCCGGCGCTGCTGGACGCTGACTGGGCGGCCTGGCAGCGCTACGGCATCGAGTCCTGGCCAACCCTGCTGCTGGTCGACGCCGAGGGTCGCGAGCGCGAGCGCATCGTCGGCCTGAACGGCGACCTGGACCGCGCGCTGTCCGCCCTGGCCGAGAACGTCGCCCCGCATCCGGACGGCGGACGCCTGGTGGAGACGGTGCCCGAGCCGCGCCTGTCGCTGCGCTTCCCGTCCGCGGTCGCGGCCAGCGCCGACCGCCTGTTCATCGCCGACAGCGGCCACCACCGCATCCTCGAGTGCACCCATTCGGGCCGCGTCCTGCGCCAGTTCGGCCTGGGCACCGCCGATTCGATGGATGGCCCGCACGACCAGGCCGCGTTCAACCGGCCCCAGGGCCTGGCGCTGGAGCGCGAGGTCCTCTACGTGGCCGACACCGGCAACCACTCGCTGCGCCGGATCAACCTGCTCAATGGCACGGTCGACACCCTGTGCGGCAATGGCCGCGCCGGCGACCCGCTGGAAGGCCCGGTAGCCGGCACCAACACCTCGCTCAACCATCCGGTCTCGCTGGCCATCGCCGCCAACCAGGTGCACATCGCCTGCGCCGGCGACAACCGCCTGTGGAGCTACGACCTCGGCCGCGGCGAGCTATCGCTGCGCGCCGGCACCGGCCGCCTGGAGATGCGCGACGGCAACGCCCGCACCATCGCCGCGTTTGCCCAGCCGACCGGCCTGGCCGCGGTGCAGCAGGTGCTGTACGTGTGCGATGCGCTGGGTTCGGCGATCCGCTCGCTGCAGCTGCGCAGCGACCTGGTCCAGACCTTGGTGGGGCAGGGCATGTGGGACTTCGGTGACGCCGATGGTCCGCGCGCCAGCGCCCGCCTTCAGCATCCGCTGGGCATCGCCCTGAGCGCGGACGCGCCGCTGCTGTGGATCGCCGACAGCGGCAACGGCAGCCTGCGCACCCTGCGCCTGGGCGGCGGCGAGCTGACCACGGTGAGCCTGCCGCGGCGCCTGCACGGACCGACCGGCCTGGCCATCGCCGGTGGTGCGGTGTGGATCGCCGAGACCGACGCCCATGCCGTGCTGCGCTATGACATCGTCACCGGTGAACTGGGCGACGTGACCATCAGCGAATGA
- the uvrC gene encoding excinuclease ABC subunit UvrC produces the protein MSSPAVPEFDGKAFVSGLSTAPGVYRMYAADGSLLYVGKAGALKRRVASYFSNTPKSPRIHSMVAQIARMEVTVTRTEAEALLLENQLIKSLSPRYNVSLRDDKSYPYVLLTREEWPRLAFHRGPRAVPGRYFGPYASASAVRETMNLMHKLFRLRSCEDSVFRNRSRPCLQYQIGRCSAPCVDLVAADDYAESVRRASLFLEGRSDELGKELSAAMEKAGQALEFEEAARLRDLLAQLRGMQARQYVDGHAANLDVIACEMQGSHACVLLLAFRDGRNLGTRAFFPRTNGEDSAEEVLAAFVSQYYAEQPAPPEIVLDRAIPDADLIELALAEGAGRKVVLKSSVRGERAGYLELARRNAKVALASEMASRNAQQLRSDALRELLGLEEAPSRVECFDISHTLGEATVASCVVFDPAGPVRNQYRRYNISGIEPGDDYAAMRQAIERRFRRAMEAEAGVAPPGANSVLPDVLLIDGGAGQLAQAREVLADLGVENVLLVGVAKGEQRRAGDETLVFPDGREVRPGAASPALQFIQQVRDEAHRFAITGHRGRRQKARTSSRLEDIPGIGPRRRAALLKHFGGLGGLKAAGEEEIARVEGINAALATRIYATLHGLPVPGTDSQQD, from the coding sequence ATGAGCAGTCCAGCGGTGCCGGAGTTCGATGGCAAGGCCTTCGTCTCCGGCCTGAGCACGGCCCCGGGCGTGTACCGCATGTACGCGGCCGACGGCAGCCTGCTGTACGTCGGCAAGGCCGGCGCGCTCAAGCGCCGCGTCGCCAGCTACTTCAGCAACACGCCCAAGAGCCCGCGCATCCACTCGATGGTCGCGCAGATCGCGCGCATGGAGGTCACGGTCACCCGCACCGAGGCCGAGGCGCTGCTGCTCGAGAACCAGCTGATCAAGTCGCTGTCGCCGCGTTACAACGTCTCGCTGCGCGACGACAAGAGCTATCCCTACGTGCTGCTGACCCGCGAGGAATGGCCGCGGCTGGCCTTCCACCGGGGCCCGCGCGCGGTGCCCGGGCGTTACTTCGGTCCCTATGCCAGCGCCAGCGCCGTGCGCGAGACCATGAACCTGATGCACAAGCTGTTCCGCCTGCGCAGCTGCGAGGACAGCGTGTTCCGCAACCGCAGCCGGCCCTGCCTGCAGTACCAGATCGGCCGCTGCAGCGCGCCCTGCGTGGACCTGGTCGCGGCGGACGACTACGCCGAGTCCGTGCGCCGCGCCTCGCTGTTCCTGGAAGGACGCAGCGACGAGCTGGGCAAAGAACTGTCAGCGGCAATGGAGAAGGCCGGCCAGGCGCTGGAATTCGAGGAGGCAGCGCGCCTGCGCGACCTGCTGGCGCAGCTGCGCGGCATGCAGGCGCGCCAGTACGTGGACGGCCATGCCGCCAACCTCGACGTGATCGCCTGCGAGATGCAGGGCAGCCACGCCTGCGTGCTGCTGCTGGCGTTCCGCGACGGCCGCAACCTCGGCACCCGCGCCTTCTTCCCGCGTACCAACGGCGAGGACAGCGCGGAGGAAGTGCTGGCCGCGTTCGTGTCGCAGTACTACGCCGAGCAGCCGGCGCCGCCGGAGATCGTACTGGACCGTGCCATCCCCGACGCCGACCTGATCGAACTGGCGCTGGCCGAGGGCGCCGGGCGCAAGGTCGTGCTCAAGTCCAGCGTGCGTGGCGAACGCGCCGGCTACCTGGAACTGGCGCGGCGCAACGCCAAGGTCGCCCTGGCCAGCGAAATGGCCAGCCGCAACGCGCAGCAGCTGCGCAGCGACGCCCTGCGCGAACTGCTGGGGCTGGAGGAGGCGCCGTCGCGGGTCGAGTGCTTCGACATCAGCCATACCCTGGGCGAGGCCACCGTGGCCTCGTGCGTGGTGTTCGACCCGGCCGGTCCGGTGCGCAACCAGTACCGTCGCTACAACATCAGCGGGATCGAGCCGGGCGACGACTACGCGGCCATGCGCCAGGCCATCGAGCGCCGCTTCCGCCGCGCGATGGAGGCCGAGGCCGGCGTGGCCCCGCCGGGTGCGAACTCGGTGCTGCCGGACGTGCTGCTGATCGACGGCGGGGCAGGGCAGCTGGCCCAGGCACGCGAGGTGCTGGCCGACCTGGGCGTGGAGAACGTGCTGCTGGTCGGCGTGGCCAAGGGCGAGCAGCGTCGCGCCGGCGACGAGACCCTGGTCTTCCCCGACGGCCGCGAGGTGCGCCCGGGCGCGGCCTCGCCGGCGCTGCAGTTCATCCAGCAGGTGCGCGACGAGGCCCACCGCTTCGCCATCACCGGCCACCGCGGCCGGCGGCAGAAGGCGCGCACCAGCAGCCGCCTGGAGGACATCCCCGGCATCGGCCCGCGCCGCCGCGCCGCCCTGCTCAAGCATTTCGGCGGCCTTGGCGGGCTCAAAGCGGCGGGCGAGGAGGAGATCGCCCGGGTCGAAGGGATCAACGCGGCCCTTGCCACCCGCATCTACGCTACCCTGCACGGGCTGCCCGTGCCCGGCACCGATTCCCAGCAAGACTGA
- the pgsA gene encoding CDP-diacylglycerol--glycerol-3-phosphate 3-phosphatidyltransferase, giving the protein MTLTVPTWLTLLRILMIPVLVLVFYLPYRWTNFAAAGVFILAAVTDWLDGWVARRYGMHSAFGAFLDPVADKLMVAVALFLIVQGHPTPWMAFWAAVIVGREIAVSALREWMAELGQRATVKVAMIGKVKTTAQMVALSCLLYSVSPNRQTAGIWMGEPVFHIGDWLLAIAALLTLWSGFQYLHAAWPALAEDEQASAARRKAKKMHGTS; this is encoded by the coding sequence ATGACCCTGACTGTTCCCACCTGGCTGACCCTGCTGCGGATCCTGATGATCCCGGTGCTCGTCCTGGTGTTCTATCTGCCCTACAGGTGGACCAATTTCGCCGCCGCCGGAGTGTTCATCCTCGCCGCCGTGACCGACTGGCTGGATGGCTGGGTCGCACGCCGTTACGGCATGCACTCGGCCTTCGGTGCCTTCCTCGACCCGGTGGCCGACAAGCTGATGGTGGCCGTGGCCCTGTTCCTGATCGTCCAGGGCCATCCGACCCCGTGGATGGCGTTCTGGGCGGCGGTGATCGTCGGCCGCGAGATCGCGGTCTCGGCCCTGCGCGAGTGGATGGCCGAGCTGGGCCAGCGGGCCACGGTGAAGGTGGCCATGATCGGCAAGGTGAAGACCACCGCGCAGATGGTCGCGCTGTCCTGCCTGCTGTATTCGGTCAGCCCCAACCGGCAGACCGCGGGCATCTGGATGGGCGAGCCGGTGTTCCATATCGGCGACTGGCTGCTGGCCATCGCCGCGCTGCTGACCCTGTGGTCGGGCTTCCAGTACCTGCATGCGGCATGGCCGGCATTGGCCGAGGACGAGCAGGCTTCGGCCGCGCGCAGGAAGGCCAAGAAAATGCACGGGACCAGTTGA
- a CDS encoding LacI family DNA-binding transcriptional regulator — MACHPLQSRARGDAVRARIEDVAAAAGVSMKTVSRVFNREPNVREETRLRVEEAARQLKYRPNTSARSLAGRRSYLVSLLYDNPSPSYIMEVIEGVLTACEQSHYGLTLRPVDFGQRGHVESVETLVAQYRPDGLILTPPLSDDAALVKRLRELNVRYATISAKRDNGGIGTILDERAAAADMMAHVIALGHRRIGHITGHRSHGGRAWRLAGYLDGLRQAGIEPDPDLVVEGEFSFESGIAGARQLLDMDDPPTAIFAANDDTACGVLYEAAARGLAVPAQLSVFGFDDTPISRQVWPSLTTVRQPSREMGRIAAQQLITAIDGHGPAHMVRVPYQLQLRHSTGPAPAR; from the coding sequence ATGGCCTGCCACCCGCTCCAGTCGCGGGCCAGGGGAGATGCAGTGCGAGCCAGGATCGAGGACGTCGCCGCCGCTGCGGGCGTATCCATGAAGACGGTCTCGCGGGTGTTCAACCGCGAACCGAATGTCCGCGAGGAAACCCGCCTGCGGGTCGAGGAAGCCGCGCGCCAGCTGAAGTACCGGCCCAACACCTCCGCGCGCAGCCTCGCCGGGCGCCGCTCGTACCTGGTGTCGCTGCTGTACGACAACCCCTCGCCCAGCTACATCATGGAAGTGATCGAGGGCGTGCTGACCGCCTGCGAGCAGTCGCATTACGGCCTGACCCTGCGCCCGGTGGACTTCGGCCAGCGCGGCCACGTCGAATCGGTCGAGACCCTGGTCGCCCAGTACCGTCCCGACGGCCTCATCCTCACCCCGCCGCTGTCCGACGACGCCGCCCTGGTCAAGCGCCTGCGCGAACTCAACGTGCGCTACGCGACCATCTCGGCCAAGCGCGACAACGGCGGCATAGGCACCATCCTCGACGAGCGCGCCGCGGCGGCGGACATGATGGCCCACGTGATCGCGCTCGGGCACCGCCGCATCGGCCACATCACCGGCCACCGCAGCCACGGCGGCCGCGCCTGGCGCCTGGCCGGCTACCTCGACGGCCTGCGCCAGGCCGGGATCGAGCCGGATCCGGACCTGGTGGTGGAAGGCGAGTTCTCGTTCGAATCGGGCATCGCCGGCGCGCGCCAGCTGCTGGACATGGACGATCCGCCGACCGCGATCTTCGCCGCCAACGACGACACCGCCTGCGGCGTGCTCTACGAGGCGGCCGCGCGCGGCCTTGCGGTACCGGCGCAGCTGTCGGTGTTCGGTTTCGACGACACCCCGATCTCGCGCCAGGTGTGGCCCAGCCTGACCACCGTGCGCCAGCCCAGCCGCGAGATGGGCCGGATAGCCGCCCAGCAGCTGATCACCGCCATCGACGGCCACGGCCCCGCGCACATGGTGCGCGTGCCCTACCAGCTGCAGCTGCGCCATTCGACCGGCCCCGCCCCGGCCCGCTGA
- a CDS encoding nucleotide sugar dehydrogenase, which translates to MQATDIEVPLPADDARVAVIGLGYVGLPLAVAFGARRRVLGFDVDAARVAELRAGHDRTRELAADALASAGGLELGSDPAGLRSCAIFIVAVPTPIDSFREPDLEPLRQATRLVAAALKPGDLVIYESTVYPGTTEEICVPILEEGSGLRFNVDFSCGYSPERVSPGDHHRRLADIRKITSGSHPAAARAVDALYRSIITAGTWPAPSIRVAEAAKVVENIQRDVNIALVNELALVFDRLGIDTGDVLEAAGTKWNFLPFRPGLVGGHCIGVDPYYLLHRSRNAGFHPELIHTAREVNERVVGHVVGKVLSLLRERGREPAQSRVLVLGVTFKENCPDLRNSRALDLVRELAASGARVDAVDPWASPDESAALGVPLQDEPEQGAYDAIVLAVVHGQFRDWDAGRIRALGRPGVVVYDVKSAWPREVVDARL; encoded by the coding sequence ATGCAGGCGACCGACATCGAAGTCCCCCTTCCCGCGGATGACGCCCGCGTCGCGGTCATTGGGCTGGGGTACGTGGGTTTGCCCCTTGCGGTGGCTTTCGGGGCGCGCAGGCGGGTCCTGGGCTTCGACGTCGATGCGGCGCGTGTGGCGGAACTGCGCGCCGGCCATGACCGCACCCGCGAACTAGCGGCCGACGCGCTGGCCTCGGCCGGCGGGCTGGAGCTGGGTTCCGATCCGGCGGGCCTGCGCAGCTGCGCGATCTTCATCGTTGCCGTGCCGACGCCGATCGACAGTTTCCGCGAGCCGGACCTGGAGCCGCTGCGCCAGGCCACCAGGCTGGTGGCCGCCGCGCTGAAGCCGGGCGACCTGGTGATCTACGAATCCACGGTCTATCCCGGCACCACCGAGGAGATCTGCGTACCGATCCTGGAAGAGGGTTCGGGACTGCGCTTCAACGTCGATTTCAGCTGCGGTTACAGCCCCGAGCGGGTCAGCCCGGGCGACCACCATCGGCGCCTGGCCGACATCCGCAAGATCACCTCCGGCTCGCATCCGGCTGCCGCGCGCGCCGTGGACGCGCTGTACCGTTCGATCATCACCGCGGGCACTTGGCCGGCGCCCTCGATCCGCGTGGCCGAGGCGGCCAAGGTGGTCGAGAACATCCAGCGCGACGTCAACATCGCCCTGGTCAACGAACTGGCGCTGGTGTTCGACCGGCTGGGCATCGACACCGGCGATGTGCTGGAAGCGGCCGGGACCAAGTGGAACTTCCTGCCGTTCCGCCCAGGCCTGGTCGGCGGCCACTGCATCGGCGTGGATCCGTACTACCTGCTGCACAGGTCGCGCAACGCCGGTTTCCATCCCGAGCTGATCCACACCGCGCGCGAGGTCAACGAGCGGGTGGTCGGCCACGTGGTCGGCAAGGTGCTGTCCCTGCTGCGCGAGCGCGGGCGGGAGCCGGCGCAGTCGCGGGTGCTGGTGCTGGGCGTGACCTTCAAGGAGAACTGCCCGGACCTGCGCAACAGCCGCGCGCTGGACCTGGTGCGCGAGCTGGCCGCCTCCGGCGCCCGGGTCGATGCGGTCGACCCATGGGCCAGTCCGGACGAGTCGGCCGCGCTTGGCGTGCCGCTGCAGGACGAGCCGGAGCAGGGCGCCTACGACGCCATCGTGCTGGCCGTGGTCCACGGCCAGTTCCGCGACTGGGACGCGGGGCGCATCCGCGCGCTGGGCCGGCCCGGCGTGGTGGTCTACGACGTCAAGTCGGCGTGGCCGCGCGAAGTGGTTGACGCGCGCCTGTAG
- a CDS encoding FMN-binding glutamate synthase family protein translates to MHRYLGYAAAWALLLASIPLALRWPSWGWGVGIGLVLVAVGSWDLLQARSTLRRNYPLLAHFRYGLESIGPEIRQYFVQADTDRVPFSRQQRELVYRRSKNVMDVLPFGTLQDTYANDYEWINHSLVPTKIADHDFRITVGPDTAQPYRASVFNISAMSFGSLSANAVRALNEGAKRGGFYHDTGEGSISPYHLEKGGDLVWELGSGYFGCRDANGRFDPQRFAEQAARPQVKMIEVKLSQGAKPGHGGVLPAAKVSAEIAATRGVPMGADCVSPASHPEFDTPLGLLEFVARLRELSGGKPVGFKLAIGHPWEWFAIAKAMHRSGLLPDFIVVDGAEGGTGAAPVEFMDHIGVPMHEALMLVHNTLVGLGLRDRIRLAGAGRITSAFDIARTLAMGADWCNAGRAFMFSLGCIQSLSCHNDRCPTGIATQDPRRWRNLDPEDKATRVYQFHLNTVRALRDLLCAAGLNHPSELGPEHIVRRVSPTEIRSLSALYRFLRPGELLAGSLPEHAVFRDFWEDASPDSFGPPARLAALRATKNC, encoded by the coding sequence ATGCACCGCTATCTCGGCTATGCCGCCGCCTGGGCCCTGTTGCTGGCCTCGATCCCGCTGGCCCTGCGCTGGCCCAGCTGGGGCTGGGGCGTGGGCATCGGCCTGGTCCTGGTCGCGGTCGGCAGCTGGGACCTGCTGCAGGCGCGCAGCACGCTGCGCCGCAACTACCCGCTGCTGGCCCACTTCCGCTACGGGCTGGAATCGATCGGGCCGGAGATCCGCCAGTACTTCGTCCAGGCCGACACCGACCGGGTACCGTTCTCGCGCCAGCAGCGCGAGCTGGTCTACCGGCGCTCGAAGAACGTCATGGACGTGCTGCCGTTCGGGACCCTGCAGGACACCTACGCCAACGACTACGAGTGGATCAACCACTCGCTGGTCCCGACGAAGATCGCCGACCACGACTTCCGCATCACCGTCGGCCCGGATACCGCGCAGCCGTACCGCGCCAGCGTGTTCAACATCTCGGCGATGAGCTTCGGCTCGCTGTCGGCCAATGCGGTCCGCGCGCTCAACGAGGGTGCCAAACGCGGAGGCTTCTACCACGACACCGGCGAAGGCTCGATCTCGCCCTACCACCTGGAGAAGGGCGGCGACCTGGTCTGGGAACTGGGCTCGGGCTACTTCGGCTGCCGCGACGCCAACGGGCGCTTCGACCCGCAACGCTTCGCCGAGCAGGCCGCGCGGCCGCAGGTGAAGATGATCGAGGTCAAGCTGTCGCAGGGTGCCAAGCCCGGCCACGGCGGGGTGCTGCCGGCGGCCAAGGTCAGCGCCGAGATCGCGGCCACCCGTGGCGTGCCGATGGGCGCGGACTGCGTATCCCCGGCCAGCCACCCGGAATTCGATACGCCGCTGGGGCTGCTGGAGTTCGTGGCCCGGCTGCGCGAGCTGTCCGGCGGCAAGCCGGTCGGCTTCAAGCTGGCGATCGGCCACCCCTGGGAATGGTTCGCCATCGCCAAGGCCATGCACCGGAGCGGGCTGCTGCCGGACTTCATCGTGGTCGATGGCGCCGAGGGCGGCACCGGCGCCGCACCGGTGGAGTTCATGGACCATATCGGCGTACCGATGCACGAGGCGCTGATGCTGGTCCACAACACCCTGGTCGGCTTGGGCCTGCGCGACCGCATCCGCCTGGCCGGGGCAGGGCGGATCACCAGCGCCTTCGACATCGCCCGCACCCTGGCCATGGGCGCGGACTGGTGCAACGCCGGGCGCGCCTTCATGTTCTCGCTGGGCTGCATCCAGTCGCTGAGCTGCCACAACGACCGCTGCCCGACCGGCATCGCCACCCAGGACCCCCGCCGCTGGCGCAACCTGGACCCGGAGGACAAGGCGACCCGGGTCTACCAGTTCCACCTCAACACCGTGAGGGCGCTGCGCGACCTGCTGTGCGCGGCCGGGCTCAACCATCCGTCCGAGCTGGGGCCGGAGCACATCGTGCGCCGGGTCTCGCCGACCGAGATCCGTTCGCTGTCGGCGCTGTATCGTTTCCTGCGTCCGGGCGAGCTGCTCGCCGGGAGCCTGCCGGAGCACGCGGTGTTCCGCGACTTCTGGGAGGACGCCAGCCCGGACAGCTTCGGTCCGCCGGCGCGGCTGGCGGCGCTGCGTGCCACCAAGAACTGCTGA
- a CDS encoding sensor histidine kinase has product MPGAVPPRYIRWRLPLLVSAAVLILLVPFLLVREWTDYSDDADEHVQHSLQVEATSQRLHALVREIDSLAFAISGGSDTPPLRRRLMLDMAELDPAVERLAELTRDNPEQQQLIGRMRTLLRQREDLVRTLVSGNATPEQRTAAANEMYGRYQVRDLFLEFIQNEYTLLTERSHYADVQRARARWLALAALLGQVLLTGGVIFLLYRQEARRSASEEELARASARALAVLQTVREPIVLLDREQRVLMHNTAFSELYGDTGDEDSHHEPLREVGDGAWDDQVVLQRLSDVLSRGRELWDYEHVQRTTDGQVRTMLINARRMTLPDRSDDVVLMTVSDISAQKAAQQRIADLNRQLEGKVAQVSEVNRELEAFSYSVSHDLRAPLRHVAGFADKLSRHLGDSLDDRGRHYLDVISNSARRMSSLIDDLLVYSRLGRSALKLQAVDMQSLAEEARSVLDTNRITDAEESGRTLHRIEWRIAPLPVLVADENMMRQLWLNLLGNAVKYSSNSEPAIVEVGYETTADGSHHFTVRDNGVGFDMAYAGKLFGVFQRLHKASEYPGTGIGLASVRRVLARHGGRIWAESEPGNGATFHFVLPGQDSATSGSFDA; this is encoded by the coding sequence TTGCCGGGAGCAGTCCCCCCCAGGTACATACGCTGGCGCCTGCCGCTGCTGGTTTCCGCGGCTGTCCTGATCCTGCTGGTGCCGTTCCTGCTGGTCCGGGAATGGACCGATTACAGCGACGATGCCGACGAGCACGTCCAGCACAGCCTGCAGGTCGAAGCCACCAGCCAGCGCCTGCATGCCCTGGTCCGCGAGATCGACTCGCTGGCTTTCGCGATCAGCGGCGGTTCGGACACCCCGCCGCTGCGCCGCCGCCTCATGCTCGACATGGCCGAGCTGGATCCGGCGGTCGAGCGGTTGGCCGAACTGACCCGGGACAACCCGGAACAGCAGCAGCTGATCGGTCGCATGCGCACCCTCCTGCGCCAGCGCGAGGACCTGGTGCGGACCCTGGTCAGCGGCAACGCCACGCCCGAACAGCGCACCGCGGCCGCCAACGAGATGTACGGGCGCTACCAGGTCCGCGACCTGTTCCTGGAGTTCATCCAGAACGAATACACCCTGCTGACCGAGCGCTCCCACTACGCCGACGTGCAGCGCGCCCGCGCGCGCTGGCTGGCGCTGGCGGCGCTGCTGGGCCAGGTGTTGCTGACCGGTGGCGTGATCTTCCTGCTGTACCGCCAGGAAGCCCGGCGCTCGGCCTCGGAGGAGGAACTGGCCCGCGCCAGCGCCCGCGCCCTGGCCGTGCTGCAGACCGTGCGCGAGCCGATCGTGCTGCTGGACCGCGAGCAGCGGGTGCTGATGCACAACACCGCGTTCTCCGAGCTGTACGGCGACACCGGCGACGAGGACAGCCACCACGAGCCGCTGCGCGAGGTCGGTGACGGGGCCTGGGACGACCAGGTGGTGCTGCAGCGCCTGTCCGACGTGCTCAGCCGCGGCCGCGAGCTGTGGGACTACGAGCACGTGCAGCGCACCACCGACGGCCAGGTCCGGACCATGCTCATCAACGCCCGGCGGATGACCCTGCCGGACCGATCCGACGACGTGGTCCTGATGACGGTCAGCGACATCAGCGCGCAGAAGGCGGCGCAGCAGCGCATCGCCGACCTCAACCGCCAGCTCGAGGGCAAGGTCGCCCAGGTCTCGGAGGTCAACCGCGAGCTGGAGGCCTTCAGCTACTCGGTCTCGCACGACCTGCGCGCGCCGCTGCGCCACGTCGCCGGTTTCGCCGACAAGCTCTCGCGCCACCTCGGCGACTCGCTCGACGATCGCGGCCGCCACTACCTGGACGTGATCAGCAACTCGGCGCGGCGGATGTCCTCGCTGATCGACGACCTTCTGGTGTACTCGCGCCTGGGGCGCAGCGCGCTGAAGCTGCAGGCGGTGGACATGCAGTCGCTGGCCGAGGAGGCCAGGTCGGTGCTGGACACCAACCGCATCACCGACGCCGAGGAGAGCGGCCGCACGCTGCACCGGATCGAGTGGCGGATCGCGCCGCTGCCGGTGCTGGTGGCCGACGAGAACATGATGCGCCAGCTGTGGCTCAACCTGCTGGGCAACGCGGTCAAGTATTCGTCCAACAGCGAACCGGCGATCGTCGAGGTGGGCTACGAGACCACCGCCGACGGCAGCCACCATTTCACCGTCCGCGACAACGGCGTCGGCTTCGACATGGCCTACGCCGGCAAGCTGTTCGGGGTGTTCCAGCGCCTGCACAAGGCCAGCGAGTACCCGGGCACCGGCATCGGCCTGGCCAGCGTGCGCCGCGTCCTGGCGCGCCACGGCGGCCGGATCTGGGCCGAGTCCGAACCCGGCAACGGTGCTACCTTCCATTTCGTCCTGCCAGGGCAGGATTCCGCAACCTCCGGGAGCTTCGACGCATGA
- a CDS encoding response regulator — protein MSAIRTILLAEDSAADAEMAIDALREANLANPIVHVEDGVEAMEYLERTGKFADRADENPSVLLLDIKMPRMDGLEVLQRIRASEKLRRLPVVILSSSREESDLARSWDLGVNAYVVKPVDIDQFFGAVKTLGQFWAVINAIPDFEG, from the coding sequence ATGAGCGCCATCCGTACCATCCTGCTGGCCGAAGACAGCGCCGCCGACGCCGAAATGGCGATCGACGCGCTGCGCGAGGCCAACCTCGCCAACCCCATCGTCCATGTCGAGGACGGGGTCGAGGCCATGGAGTACCTGGAGCGCACCGGCAAGTTCGCCGACCGTGCCGACGAGAACCCGTCGGTCCTGCTGCTGGACATCAAGATGCCGCGGATGGACGGCCTGGAAGTGCTGCAGCGGATCCGTGCCAGCGAGAAGCTCCGGCGCCTGCCGGTGGTGATCCTGTCGTCCTCGCGCGAGGAGAGCGACCTGGCGCGCAGCTGGGACCTGGGGGTCAACGCCTACGTGGTCAAGCCGGTCGACATCGACCAGTTCTTCGGCGCGGTCAAGACGCTCGGCCAGTTCTGGGCGGTGATCAACGCCATCCCGGACTTCGAAGGCTGA